The Brasilonema sennae CENA114 genome includes a region encoding these proteins:
- the prmC gene encoding peptide chain release factor N(5)-glutamine methyltransferase — translation MADKQLSVTGLQLWQWRNVAIQAANATAILPTEVDWLLQEVAGLDRLALRLESYKNQAEIPLKLSLEDLDKLWQQRLNEHLPVQYVAGATPWRKYKIAVSKAVLIPRPETEYLIDLAVAAARNSKVTPSLEQGHWADLGTGSGAIAIGLADVFTTAIIHAVDYSHEALVVAKANAQNLGFGERIQFYQGSWWQPLASLKGQFSGMISNPPYIPTNIIPTLQLEVVKHEPHLALDGGIDGLDCIRHLVEISSTYLRSGGVWLIEMMKGQADAVGEMLHNQGSYCNIQIHKDLAGIERFALAYRKS, via the coding sequence ATGGCAGATAAGCAGTTATCAGTAACTGGTTTACAACTTTGGCAGTGGCGTAACGTGGCGATTCAAGCTGCCAACGCCACTGCTATTTTACCTACTGAAGTCGATTGGTTACTACAAGAAGTCGCTGGATTAGACCGCTTGGCATTACGCTTGGAATCATACAAAAACCAGGCTGAGATTCCTTTGAAATTATCTTTAGAGGATTTAGACAAACTCTGGCAGCAGCGCTTAAATGAACACTTGCCAGTACAATATGTTGCAGGAGCAACTCCTTGGCGAAAGTATAAAATCGCTGTGTCAAAAGCGGTTTTGATTCCCAGACCAGAAACAGAGTACTTGATAGATTTAGCTGTCGCTGCTGCTAGAAACAGTAAGGTGACACCGTCTTTAGAGCAAGGACACTGGGCTGATTTGGGAACTGGTAGTGGGGCGATCGCCATTGGATTAGCAGACGTTTTCACCACAGCAATCATTCACGCTGTTGACTACAGTCATGAGGCGCTAGTGGTTGCAAAGGCAAACGCTCAAAATTTAGGTTTTGGGGAGCGTATTCAATTTTACCAAGGTTCTTGGTGGCAACCTTTAGCATCGCTTAAAGGTCAATTCAGCGGAATGATATCTAACCCGCCCTATATTCCCACTAACATCATACCTACCCTACAGCTTGAAGTTGTTAAGCATGAACCACATTTAGCTTTAGACGGTGGCATAGATGGTTTAGATTGCATCCGCCATTTGGTAGAAATTTCTTCCACCTATTTACGCTCTGGTGGGGTTTGGTTGATTGAGATGATGAAAGGACAGGCAGATGCTGTGGGAGAAATGTTGCACAATCAAGGGAGTTACTGTAACATTCAGATTCATAAAGATTTAGCTGGCATTGAGCGCTTTGCTCTGGCATATAGAAAGAGCTAA